In Labrus bergylta chromosome 6, fLabBer1.1, whole genome shotgun sequence, the following proteins share a genomic window:
- the ifi44g gene encoding interferon-induced protein 44 isoform X4 — protein sequence MQNEATRKFEPPPSSFNFGCKFVQDLPAAKADSKETVENKPFISFSVQQKLETPWRDMKWTEEQKTSLMETISSYRPRCGEGTQARVLLLGPLGSGKSSFISSVQSAFNGRVTNRAMVGSSSTSFTKKLQLFNIRGQKGEDPTGLVLCDAMGLGDGEMTGLTLHDVLSIIKGHVPEGHKFSPDQPVRSETVGFVKRPSIKDKIHCVVFVVDASKVLTYPKGLSTTFQQLREHISDLGVHQVALLTHVDHLCTETAKDVTKVYESRVIKDTMAKAGALLGMSTSYIVPVKNYSSELDVDANTDVLLLSAVDHILQYADLYFQDNKPQNIQPKFDL from the exons ATGCAGAACGAAGCAACACGAAAATTCGAGCCGCCACCCAG CAGCTTCAACTTTGGATGCAAGTTTGTCCAAGACCTTCCTGCTGCAAAAGCTGATTCAAAAGAGACAGTGGAGAACAAACCTTTTATTTCATTCTCAG TTCAACAGAAGTTGGAGACACCATGGAGAGACATGAAGTGGACTGAAGA GCAGAAGACAAGTCTGATGGAGACCATCAGCTCCTACAGACCGAGGTGTGGGGAGGGGACTCAGGCTCGGGTGCTCCTCCTGGGACCTCTCGGTTCAGGAAAGTCCAGCTTTATCAGTTCGGTTCAGTCGGCGTTTAATGGAAGAGTAACGAACCGGGCCATGGTGggctcctcctccaccagcttCACCAAGAAG CTGCAGTTGTTCAACATCCGTGGTCAGAAGGGAGAGGATCCTACTGGACTGGTTCTGTGTGATGCTATGGGCCTAGGAGATGGAGAAATGACGGGCCTGACGCTCCATGACGTCCTGTCTATCATCAAAGGTCATGTACCCGAGGGACACAAG TTCAGCCCAGACCAGCCGGTGAGGTCTGAGACTGTGGGCTTTGTGAAACGGCCCAGCATCAAAGATAAGAtccattgtgttgtttttgtggtgGACGCCTCTAAAGTCCTGACCTACCCCAAAGGCCTCAGCACCACCTTCCAGCAGCTCCGAGAGCACATCAGTGACCTGG GTGTTCACCAGGTGGCTCTACTCACCCACGTAGACCATCTTTGTACAGAAACGGCCAAAGATGTCACCAAGGTTTACGAAAGCAGAGTCATCAAGGACACg atggcTAAAGCTGGAGCTCTGTTGGGTATGTCCACCTCCTACATCGTCCCAGTGAAGAACTACTCATCAGAGTTGGATGTGGATGCTAACACTGATGTGCTTCTGCTAAGTGCTGTGGACCACATCCTGCAGTATGCTGATCTGTATTTCCAGGACAATAAACCACAGAACATCCAGCCAAAGTTTGACTTATAA
- the ifi44g gene encoding interferon-induced protein 44 isoform X1, whose product MQNEATRKFEPPPSSFNFGCKFVQDLPAAKADSKETVENKPFISFSGTFLKSPKPRWRSKTTIGNTKKVQQKLETPWRDMKWTEEQKTSLMETISSYRPRCGEGTQARVLLLGPLGSGKSSFISSVQSAFNGRVTNRAMVGSSSTSFTKKLQLFNIRGQKGEDPTGLVLCDAMGLGDGEMTGLTLHDVLSIIKGHVPEGHKFSPDQPVRSETVGFVKRPSIKDKIHCVVFVVDASKVLTYPKGLSTTFQQLREHISDLGVHQVALLTHVDHLCTETAKDVTKVYESRVIKDTMAKAGALLGMSTSYIVPVKNYSSELDVDANTDVLLLSAVDHILQYADLYFQDNKPQNIQPKFDL is encoded by the exons ATGCAGAACGAAGCAACACGAAAATTCGAGCCGCCACCCAG CAGCTTCAACTTTGGATGCAAGTTTGTCCAAGACCTTCCTGCTGCAAAAGCTGATTCAAAAGAGACAGTGGAGAACAAACCTTTTATTTCATTCTCAG gtaCATTTCTAAAAAGTCCCAAACCAAGATGGCGGTCAAAGACTACCATTGGCAATACAAAAAAAG TTCAACAGAAGTTGGAGACACCATGGAGAGACATGAAGTGGACTGAAGA GCAGAAGACAAGTCTGATGGAGACCATCAGCTCCTACAGACCGAGGTGTGGGGAGGGGACTCAGGCTCGGGTGCTCCTCCTGGGACCTCTCGGTTCAGGAAAGTCCAGCTTTATCAGTTCGGTTCAGTCGGCGTTTAATGGAAGAGTAACGAACCGGGCCATGGTGggctcctcctccaccagcttCACCAAGAAG CTGCAGTTGTTCAACATCCGTGGTCAGAAGGGAGAGGATCCTACTGGACTGGTTCTGTGTGATGCTATGGGCCTAGGAGATGGAGAAATGACGGGCCTGACGCTCCATGACGTCCTGTCTATCATCAAAGGTCATGTACCCGAGGGACACAAG TTCAGCCCAGACCAGCCGGTGAGGTCTGAGACTGTGGGCTTTGTGAAACGGCCCAGCATCAAAGATAAGAtccattgtgttgtttttgtggtgGACGCCTCTAAAGTCCTGACCTACCCCAAAGGCCTCAGCACCACCTTCCAGCAGCTCCGAGAGCACATCAGTGACCTGG GTGTTCACCAGGTGGCTCTACTCACCCACGTAGACCATCTTTGTACAGAAACGGCCAAAGATGTCACCAAGGTTTACGAAAGCAGAGTCATCAAGGACACg atggcTAAAGCTGGAGCTCTGTTGGGTATGTCCACCTCCTACATCGTCCCAGTGAAGAACTACTCATCAGAGTTGGATGTGGATGCTAACACTGATGTGCTTCTGCTAAGTGCTGTGGACCACATCCTGCAGTATGCTGATCTGTATTTCCAGGACAATAAACCACAGAACATCCAGCCAAAGTTTGACTTATAA
- the ifi44g gene encoding interferon-induced protein 44 isoform X3, with translation MQNEATRKFEPPPSSFNFGCKFVQDLPAAKADSKETVENKPFISFSGTFLKSPKPRWRSKTTIGNTKKVQQKLETPWRDMKWTEEQKTSLMETISSYRPRCGEGTQARVLLLGPLGSGKSSFISSVQSAFNGRVTNRAMVGSSSTSFTKKLFNIRGQKGEDPTGLVLCDAMGLGDGEMTGLTLHDVLSIIKGHVPEGHKFSPDQPVRSETVGFVKRPSIKDKIHCVVFVVDASKVLTYPKGLSTTFQQLREHISDLGVHQVALLTHVDHLCTETAKDVTKVYESRVIKDTMAKAGALLGMSTSYIVPVKNYSSELDVDANTDVLLLSAVDHILQYADLYFQDNKPQNIQPKFDL, from the exons ATGCAGAACGAAGCAACACGAAAATTCGAGCCGCCACCCAG CAGCTTCAACTTTGGATGCAAGTTTGTCCAAGACCTTCCTGCTGCAAAAGCTGATTCAAAAGAGACAGTGGAGAACAAACCTTTTATTTCATTCTCAG gtaCATTTCTAAAAAGTCCCAAACCAAGATGGCGGTCAAAGACTACCATTGGCAATACAAAAAAAG TTCAACAGAAGTTGGAGACACCATGGAGAGACATGAAGTGGACTGAAGA GCAGAAGACAAGTCTGATGGAGACCATCAGCTCCTACAGACCGAGGTGTGGGGAGGGGACTCAGGCTCGGGTGCTCCTCCTGGGACCTCTCGGTTCAGGAAAGTCCAGCTTTATCAGTTCGGTTCAGTCGGCGTTTAATGGAAGAGTAACGAACCGGGCCATGGTGggctcctcctccaccagcttCACCAAGAAG TTGTTCAACATCCGTGGTCAGAAGGGAGAGGATCCTACTGGACTGGTTCTGTGTGATGCTATGGGCCTAGGAGATGGAGAAATGACGGGCCTGACGCTCCATGACGTCCTGTCTATCATCAAAGGTCATGTACCCGAGGGACACAAG TTCAGCCCAGACCAGCCGGTGAGGTCTGAGACTGTGGGCTTTGTGAAACGGCCCAGCATCAAAGATAAGAtccattgtgttgtttttgtggtgGACGCCTCTAAAGTCCTGACCTACCCCAAAGGCCTCAGCACCACCTTCCAGCAGCTCCGAGAGCACATCAGTGACCTGG GTGTTCACCAGGTGGCTCTACTCACCCACGTAGACCATCTTTGTACAGAAACGGCCAAAGATGTCACCAAGGTTTACGAAAGCAGAGTCATCAAGGACACg atggcTAAAGCTGGAGCTCTGTTGGGTATGTCCACCTCCTACATCGTCCCAGTGAAGAACTACTCATCAGAGTTGGATGTGGATGCTAACACTGATGTGCTTCTGCTAAGTGCTGTGGACCACATCCTGCAGTATGCTGATCTGTATTTCCAGGACAATAAACCACAGAACATCCAGCCAAAGTTTGACTTATAA
- the ifi44g gene encoding interferon-induced protein 44 isoform X5, which produces MQNEATRKFEPPPSFNFGCKFVQDLPAAKADSKETVENKPFISFSVQQKLETPWRDMKWTEEQKTSLMETISSYRPRCGEGTQARVLLLGPLGSGKSSFISSVQSAFNGRVTNRAMVGSSSTSFTKKLQLFNIRGQKGEDPTGLVLCDAMGLGDGEMTGLTLHDVLSIIKGHVPEGHKFSPDQPVRSETVGFVKRPSIKDKIHCVVFVVDASKVLTYPKGLSTTFQQLREHISDLGVHQVALLTHVDHLCTETAKDVTKVYESRVIKDTMAKAGALLGMSTSYIVPVKNYSSELDVDANTDVLLLSAVDHILQYADLYFQDNKPQNIQPKFDL; this is translated from the exons ATGCAGAACGAAGCAACACGAAAATTCGAGCCGCCACCCAG CTTCAACTTTGGATGCAAGTTTGTCCAAGACCTTCCTGCTGCAAAAGCTGATTCAAAAGAGACAGTGGAGAACAAACCTTTTATTTCATTCTCAG TTCAACAGAAGTTGGAGACACCATGGAGAGACATGAAGTGGACTGAAGA GCAGAAGACAAGTCTGATGGAGACCATCAGCTCCTACAGACCGAGGTGTGGGGAGGGGACTCAGGCTCGGGTGCTCCTCCTGGGACCTCTCGGTTCAGGAAAGTCCAGCTTTATCAGTTCGGTTCAGTCGGCGTTTAATGGAAGAGTAACGAACCGGGCCATGGTGggctcctcctccaccagcttCACCAAGAAG CTGCAGTTGTTCAACATCCGTGGTCAGAAGGGAGAGGATCCTACTGGACTGGTTCTGTGTGATGCTATGGGCCTAGGAGATGGAGAAATGACGGGCCTGACGCTCCATGACGTCCTGTCTATCATCAAAGGTCATGTACCCGAGGGACACAAG TTCAGCCCAGACCAGCCGGTGAGGTCTGAGACTGTGGGCTTTGTGAAACGGCCCAGCATCAAAGATAAGAtccattgtgttgtttttgtggtgGACGCCTCTAAAGTCCTGACCTACCCCAAAGGCCTCAGCACCACCTTCCAGCAGCTCCGAGAGCACATCAGTGACCTGG GTGTTCACCAGGTGGCTCTACTCACCCACGTAGACCATCTTTGTACAGAAACGGCCAAAGATGTCACCAAGGTTTACGAAAGCAGAGTCATCAAGGACACg atggcTAAAGCTGGAGCTCTGTTGGGTATGTCCACCTCCTACATCGTCCCAGTGAAGAACTACTCATCAGAGTTGGATGTGGATGCTAACACTGATGTGCTTCTGCTAAGTGCTGTGGACCACATCCTGCAGTATGCTGATCTGTATTTCCAGGACAATAAACCACAGAACATCCAGCCAAAGTTTGACTTATAA
- the ifi44g gene encoding interferon-induced protein 44 isoform X2: MQNEATRKFEPPPSFNFGCKFVQDLPAAKADSKETVENKPFISFSGTFLKSPKPRWRSKTTIGNTKKVQQKLETPWRDMKWTEEQKTSLMETISSYRPRCGEGTQARVLLLGPLGSGKSSFISSVQSAFNGRVTNRAMVGSSSTSFTKKLQLFNIRGQKGEDPTGLVLCDAMGLGDGEMTGLTLHDVLSIIKGHVPEGHKFSPDQPVRSETVGFVKRPSIKDKIHCVVFVVDASKVLTYPKGLSTTFQQLREHISDLGVHQVALLTHVDHLCTETAKDVTKVYESRVIKDTMAKAGALLGMSTSYIVPVKNYSSELDVDANTDVLLLSAVDHILQYADLYFQDNKPQNIQPKFDL, translated from the exons ATGCAGAACGAAGCAACACGAAAATTCGAGCCGCCACCCAG CTTCAACTTTGGATGCAAGTTTGTCCAAGACCTTCCTGCTGCAAAAGCTGATTCAAAAGAGACAGTGGAGAACAAACCTTTTATTTCATTCTCAG gtaCATTTCTAAAAAGTCCCAAACCAAGATGGCGGTCAAAGACTACCATTGGCAATACAAAAAAAG TTCAACAGAAGTTGGAGACACCATGGAGAGACATGAAGTGGACTGAAGA GCAGAAGACAAGTCTGATGGAGACCATCAGCTCCTACAGACCGAGGTGTGGGGAGGGGACTCAGGCTCGGGTGCTCCTCCTGGGACCTCTCGGTTCAGGAAAGTCCAGCTTTATCAGTTCGGTTCAGTCGGCGTTTAATGGAAGAGTAACGAACCGGGCCATGGTGggctcctcctccaccagcttCACCAAGAAG CTGCAGTTGTTCAACATCCGTGGTCAGAAGGGAGAGGATCCTACTGGACTGGTTCTGTGTGATGCTATGGGCCTAGGAGATGGAGAAATGACGGGCCTGACGCTCCATGACGTCCTGTCTATCATCAAAGGTCATGTACCCGAGGGACACAAG TTCAGCCCAGACCAGCCGGTGAGGTCTGAGACTGTGGGCTTTGTGAAACGGCCCAGCATCAAAGATAAGAtccattgtgttgtttttgtggtgGACGCCTCTAAAGTCCTGACCTACCCCAAAGGCCTCAGCACCACCTTCCAGCAGCTCCGAGAGCACATCAGTGACCTGG GTGTTCACCAGGTGGCTCTACTCACCCACGTAGACCATCTTTGTACAGAAACGGCCAAAGATGTCACCAAGGTTTACGAAAGCAGAGTCATCAAGGACACg atggcTAAAGCTGGAGCTCTGTTGGGTATGTCCACCTCCTACATCGTCCCAGTGAAGAACTACTCATCAGAGTTGGATGTGGATGCTAACACTGATGTGCTTCTGCTAAGTGCTGTGGACCACATCCTGCAGTATGCTGATCTGTATTTCCAGGACAATAAACCACAGAACATCCAGCCAAAGTTTGACTTATAA